Proteins encoded by one window of Gemmatimonadota bacterium:
- a CDS encoding GntR family transcriptional regulator, translated as MRRRDDVLARLRERITNGVHFGRIANGDRLPSARRLSGELDADPRVVTAAYGVLEREGMVTQRPGARGYFASIRREPGGRSIPTAEWLVPVLADSIGHGIPVRQFIDYARSSLESVHFHVACLECNDDQLRWLCGELEDDYGFVSHAVNTQTLAGEPADNPEIERAEILVTTSAHALEAHVLGERLQKPVVQVTLKPELIAEVTELLSKGPLYFLCTDERFVGKLTELYDGLPNAFNIRNVLLGRDDPQDIPSGAPVWVMRRASEQLGGVPSHIRPLNTARIFSRETRMELLSYLVRANLTASVAPRPAD; from the coding sequence ATGCGACGAAGAGACGACGTTCTGGCCAGGCTCAGAGAGCGCATCACGAACGGAGTCCACTTCGGACGCATCGCGAACGGGGACCGCCTACCCAGCGCGAGGCGCCTCTCGGGCGAGTTGGACGCTGATCCGCGCGTGGTCACTGCCGCGTATGGGGTTCTCGAGCGCGAGGGTATGGTCACACAGCGTCCTGGCGCGCGGGGTTACTTCGCGTCGATTCGGAGGGAACCAGGCGGTCGGTCGATTCCGACCGCGGAGTGGCTGGTGCCGGTCCTTGCAGACAGCATCGGACACGGCATCCCCGTGAGACAGTTCATCGACTACGCTCGCAGCAGTCTGGAGTCGGTGCACTTCCACGTCGCCTGCCTCGAATGCAATGACGATCAGCTGCGATGGTTGTGCGGGGAGCTGGAAGACGATTACGGTTTTGTGAGTCACGCCGTCAATACCCAGACTCTGGCTGGCGAGCCGGCCGACAATCCCGAGATCGAGCGAGCAGAAATACTCGTCACCACGTCGGCACACGCGCTCGAGGCGCATGTTCTCGGAGAGAGACTGCAGAAGCCCGTAGTACAGGTCACGTTGAAGCCGGAGCTCATCGCCGAAGTGACGGAGCTGCTGAGCAAAGGCCCGCTTTACTTTCTTTGCACCGACGAACGCTTCGTCGGCAAGTTGACGGAGCTCTACGACGGCCTCCCGAATGCATTCAACATCCGCAATGTGCTGCTGGGCCGCGACGACCCGCAGGACATCCCGAGCGGAGCGCCAGTGTGGGTGATGCGGCGCGCGAGCGAACAACTTGGCGGCGTACCATCGCATATTCGCCCGCTGAATACAGCGCGCATATTCTCCCGCGAAACGCGAATGGAGCTTCTGTCGTATCTGGTTCGCGCGAACCTCACTGCCTCCGTCGCACCGCGACCGGCCGATTAG
- a CDS encoding thiamine pyrophosphate-dependent enzyme translates to MERARCLEMIYPELTDALVVTIMGASAQELYNLGHRENFFYLQHAMGLASSIGLGLAMHLPAERVVVLDGDGSVLMNLGTFATLARYRPRNLIHIVFDNGSLLSTGGFDSHTTSGITDIAAIARGAGIEHVAAVDTAVGFGEAFIAALERNDLSVIVAKVAAVGPEHYGMDLQLPENAFRFRRWIQDRKRATGQNS, encoded by the coding sequence ATGGAACGCGCACGCTGTCTCGAAATGATCTATCCCGAGCTCACAGACGCGCTCGTCGTCACGATCATGGGGGCTTCCGCCCAGGAGCTCTACAACCTCGGCCATCGCGAGAACTTTTTCTATCTGCAACATGCCATGGGACTCGCGTCATCCATCGGCCTCGGACTCGCGATGCACCTGCCCGCCGAGCGTGTTGTCGTACTCGATGGCGACGGCTCGGTGCTCATGAACCTCGGCACGTTCGCAACGCTCGCGCGCTACAGGCCCAGGAATCTCATTCATATAGTATTCGACAACGGCAGCCTGCTCTCAACCGGCGGATTCGATTCGCACACAACTTCCGGGATCACCGACATCGCCGCGATCGCGCGCGGCGCCGGCATCGAACATGTCGCCGCAGTGGATACGGCCGTCGGTTTCGGTGAGGCGTTCATCGCGGCGCTCGAGCGCAACGATCTGAGCGTCATCGTCGCAAAGGTCGCTGCAGTCGGGCCGGAGCACTATGGAATGGATCTGCAACTTCCCGAGAACGCATTCCGTTTCAGGCGCTGGATTCAGGATCGCAAGCGCGCGACGGGACAAAACTCGTGA
- a CDS encoding c-type cytochrome — translation MTIHAFAFRSAPCFRAAAIALLIGSVQACKGQPELLREGSTGGIPLPKDSTLARVALGDLAGSTRNTLLTSIKNPYEGNTGAIEAGGELFIRMNCVACHGYDARGGMGPDLTDTYWRYGGSPAEIYKSISEGRPQGMPAWGAMLTSDELWKLTAYVQNLGGSFPAALAEQGKQGNLGTTLDTATGVLKGRQSEP, via the coding sequence ATGACTATCCATGCGTTCGCTTTTCGCAGCGCGCCATGTTTTCGCGCCGCGGCGATTGCGTTGTTGATCGGCAGCGTTCAGGCGTGCAAGGGGCAGCCTGAACTGCTGCGGGAAGGATCCACTGGTGGCATTCCACTGCCAAAGGATTCCACTCTCGCACGTGTTGCGCTTGGCGATCTCGCGGGATCCACGCGCAACACGCTTCTCACCTCTATCAAGAATCCCTACGAGGGCAACACGGGTGCGATCGAGGCCGGAGGTGAGCTTTTCATTCGCATGAACTGTGTTGCGTGTCACGGTTACGACGCCAGAGGCGGCATGGGTCCGGATCTCACCGATACGTACTGGCGTTATGGCGGATCGCCTGCCGAGATATACAAGTCGATAAGTGAAGGACGACCGCAGGGAATGCCGGCGTGGGGAGCGATGCTTACGAGCGACGAATTATGGAAGCTCACCGCGTATGTTCAGAACCTGGGCGGCAGTTTTCCAGCGGCGCTTGCCGAGCAGGGGAAGCAGGGCAACCTCGGCACCACACTGGACACCGCAACCGGCGTGTTGAAGGGCCGCCAGAGCGAACCGTAG
- a CDS encoding SMP-30/gluconolactonase/LRE family protein: MPIHSYLVAPRITAAPAIATAILLAFGPVTARTQQPVSVNSSSVVTIAGVGFSSPENLVYDPQSNVYLVSNINGGARARDANGFISRVAPDGKILQLKWIDGSHAATRLDAPKGLAIHGDTLAVADVGAVRFFDRRTGAALGVRMVPGQLMNDVAFASDGSVYVTDTGPDAGKPDSADHDAIYRLYHDGRTATIAKGPSLMGPDGLVVTDSGILYATFKGRSVEAISSSGTHRVVATLPGKQADGLRQLPSGSYIVSSWGAKTVYRMEPDGKVQAVLTGITSPAGVAYDTTHDKLAITSMQDNKLYLLSLR; the protein is encoded by the coding sequence ATGCCAATTCACTCATATCTTGTCGCTCCGCGCATCACCGCAGCGCCTGCAATCGCCACCGCAATCCTGCTTGCATTCGGACCCGTAACGGCTCGTACGCAACAGCCGGTGAGCGTCAACAGCAGCAGCGTCGTCACCATCGCTGGTGTTGGATTCTCGTCGCCGGAGAACCTGGTGTACGATCCGCAGTCCAATGTGTACCTGGTTTCCAACATCAATGGAGGCGCGCGTGCGCGTGATGCGAACGGATTCATCAGCCGCGTCGCACCCGACGGAAAGATCCTCCAGCTCAAGTGGATCGACGGAAGTCACGCAGCCACGCGGCTCGATGCTCCGAAAGGCCTCGCCATTCACGGAGACACGCTCGCTGTAGCCGACGTGGGAGCGGTGCGCTTCTTCGATCGTCGCACAGGCGCAGCGCTGGGCGTTCGCATGGTACCAGGTCAGTTGATGAACGACGTCGCGTTCGCCTCCGATGGAAGCGTATACGTCACCGATACGGGCCCCGACGCGGGAAAGCCCGACAGCGCGGACCACGACGCGATCTACCGGCTATACCACGACGGCCGTACCGCGACTATCGCGAAAGGTCCCAGTCTGATGGGTCCCGATGGACTGGTCGTCACCGACAGCGGAATCCTTTACGCAACGTTCAAGGGACGCAGCGTCGAAGCGATCTCCAGTTCGGGCACGCACCGCGTGGTTGCAACGCTTCCGGGCAAACAGGCCGATGGTCTTCGACAGCTGCCAAGCGGGTCGTACATAGTGAGCAGCTGGGGTGCAAAGACCGTTTACAGGATGGAGCCGGACGGGAAGGTTCAGGCCGTGTTGACTGGCATCACGTCCCCAGCAGGTGTTGCCTACGATACAACGCACGACAAACTGGCCATCACGTCGATGCAGGACAACAAGCTTTACCTTCTCTCTCTGAGGTGA
- a CDS encoding PQQ-dependent dehydrogenase, methanol/ethanol family, translating into MDNPSIRIAFRSLISLAFAGVAVTACTTHEYPGRRANDAGDSSGVSAVAPSATSTSAGENVTGATAPTGPGWGIPADGDWTTQGRDYANTRYSPLAEIDTNNVSSLRIAWSFNDGVLHGHEGTPLVANNTMYLVTPFPDIAYALDLTKPGAPIKWTYRPNPSPIAIGKACCDVVNRGWQLADGKLIYNLLDGHTVAVDAATGKEVWRTQVYDVTQGVTMTMAPVIVKDKVLVGNSGGEMGVLGSLTALDLKTGKIDWQATSTGPDSLVKIGPDFKPFYSWMQGKNLGETTWPAGAWKNGAGAVWGWITYDPDLNLIYAGTSNTGPWNAQQRPGLNLWTSGVFARDPDNGMAKWAFVFTPHNEWDYDGVNENILVNLPINGKQRKVMVQFNRNGFAYTIDRATGEVLVASPFGHENWASGIDSVTKMPIVVPEKKTEVPGHWVRDICPADIGVKDEQPAAFSPRTGLFYVPVQNICMDYKGREVSYIAGTPYWGADMTRHVGPGGNYGEFIAWNASTGKKVWGIPEKFLVYSGVLVTGGDVAFYGTVDGWFRAVNARTGKILWSQKLGSGIIGAPMTFRGPDGHQYVSVLAGVGGAAMVTKAMPGFPARGGTLYTFALDSAVPAIGQTSAPGVQGSQSGGSSNGAQAKGKR; encoded by the coding sequence GTGGACAATCCCTCGATTCGCATTGCGTTCCGCTCGCTGATCTCTCTGGCGTTCGCGGGCGTTGCTGTCACCGCCTGCACTACTCATGAATATCCTGGTCGCCGCGCAAATGACGCGGGTGATTCATCGGGTGTATCGGCGGTCGCACCAAGCGCCACCAGCACTTCCGCGGGTGAGAACGTGACTGGCGCAACAGCTCCAACCGGCCCGGGATGGGGAATTCCGGCGGACGGCGACTGGACTACGCAGGGGCGGGACTACGCCAATACGCGATACAGTCCACTTGCCGAGATAGATACCAACAACGTCTCGTCGTTGCGAATTGCATGGAGCTTCAATGATGGGGTGTTGCACGGTCATGAAGGGACGCCGCTCGTCGCGAACAACACGATGTATCTCGTCACGCCATTTCCGGACATCGCGTACGCACTCGACCTCACCAAGCCCGGCGCACCGATCAAGTGGACGTACAGACCCAACCCCTCGCCGATCGCGATAGGAAAGGCGTGCTGCGACGTGGTGAATCGCGGATGGCAGCTCGCTGACGGAAAGCTCATCTACAATCTGCTGGACGGTCACACCGTTGCCGTGGACGCCGCGACGGGGAAGGAAGTGTGGCGCACGCAGGTGTACGACGTGACGCAGGGTGTGACGATGACGATGGCGCCGGTGATCGTGAAGGACAAGGTGCTGGTTGGCAACAGCGGCGGAGAGATGGGTGTGCTTGGCTCGCTCACCGCGCTCGATCTCAAGACGGGAAAGATCGACTGGCAGGCGACGAGCACGGGTCCGGATTCGCTCGTCAAGATCGGCCCCGACTTCAAGCCGTTCTACTCGTGGATGCAGGGCAAAAATCTGGGAGAGACTACGTGGCCCGCGGGCGCGTGGAAGAACGGCGCCGGCGCGGTGTGGGGATGGATCACCTACGACCCGGACCTCAATCTCATCTACGCCGGCACGAGCAACACGGGACCATGGAATGCGCAGCAGCGCCCCGGGCTCAATCTCTGGACCAGCGGCGTGTTCGCCCGCGATCCGGATAACGGTATGGCGAAATGGGCGTTCGTGTTCACCCCACACAACGAGTGGGACTACGACGGCGTGAACGAGAACATTCTCGTAAACCTTCCGATCAACGGAAAACAGCGGAAGGTGATGGTGCAATTCAACCGTAACGGTTTCGCGTACACGATCGACCGCGCGACTGGCGAAGTACTGGTGGCAAGTCCGTTCGGTCACGAAAACTGGGCTTCTGGAATCGATTCGGTCACCAAGATGCCAATAGTCGTTCCGGAGAAGAAGACAGAGGTGCCGGGACATTGGGTGCGCGACATCTGTCCCGCTGATATCGGCGTCAAGGACGAACAACCGGCGGCGTTCTCGCCACGCACGGGTCTGTTCTACGTGCCAGTGCAGAACATCTGCATGGATTACAAGGGACGCGAAGTGAGCTACATCGCGGGCACTCCGTACTGGGGGGCAGACATGACACGCCACGTGGGGCCCGGCGGAAACTACGGCGAGTTCATCGCATGGAACGCATCCACCGGCAAGAAGGTCTGGGGCATTCCGGAGAAATTTCTGGTGTACAGTGGCGTTCTCGTAACCGGCGGCGACGTCGCGTTCTACGGTACGGTGGACGGCTGGTTTCGCGCCGTCAACGCGCGAACGGGAAAGATCCTCTGGTCTCAGAAACTCGGCTCCGGAATCATTGGCGCACCGATGACGTTCCGCGGACCGGACGGACATCAATACGTATCCGTACTGGCGGGTGTTGGCGGGGCTGCGATGGTTACAAAGGCGATGCCCGGATTTCCTGCGCGCGGTGGAACGCTCTACACGTTCGCGCTCGACTCGGCCGTACCAGCGATCGGGCAGACGTCGGCACCGGGCGTTCAGGGATCACAGAGTGGCGGATCCAGTAATGGCGCTCAAGCAAAGGGGAAGCGCTGA
- a CDS encoding aminotransferase class V-fold PLP-dependent enzyme: MTVTHPPYDIEAWRRRIPLLASCIPMNNCSQAPQTDATRAAAERYLESWNGSGMDWDAWMSEVALAKAEFAKLIGATADDIAVFSSVSEAASAVASALPLQGRRTNIVVSDAEFPTVAHVWLAQERRGARVSWAPICENTDVSPYDAVIDDRTALLSACHAYYMNGLIQDSARIASIARDAGALSFVDAYQSLGTVPLDVRALGVDFLASGNLKFLMGIPGIAFLYVRPEIVDTLQPSVTGWFGRANPFAFDARSLDWSPTASRFDTGTPPVINAYVARAGMEIINALDPSTIRAWLVELGQRLIDGGRARGMVLHGTDDMRQKTATTAFVVGDSHAVERAMRERGVIASARGDVIRLAPHFYSTTDDVDRALDVLAQVVRTA, translated from the coding sequence GTGACCGTCACGCATCCGCCTTACGATATCGAAGCATGGCGCCGGCGCATTCCGCTGCTCGCGTCGTGCATTCCGATGAACAACTGCTCGCAGGCTCCGCAGACCGACGCTACGCGCGCCGCTGCCGAGCGTTATCTCGAATCGTGGAACGGCAGCGGCATGGACTGGGACGCCTGGATGTCCGAGGTGGCGCTGGCCAAGGCCGAATTTGCAAAGCTGATCGGGGCCACGGCAGACGATATCGCCGTGTTCAGCTCCGTCTCCGAAGCGGCGAGCGCCGTCGCGAGCGCGCTTCCGCTGCAGGGTCGCCGCACGAACATAGTTGTGAGCGACGCGGAGTTTCCAACGGTGGCGCATGTGTGGCTGGCGCAGGAGCGACGCGGCGCGCGGGTGTCGTGGGCTCCCATATGTGAGAACACCGATGTGTCCCCGTACGATGCGGTCATCGATGATCGGACTGCGCTGCTTTCGGCGTGTCATGCTTACTACATGAATGGTCTCATCCAGGATTCGGCGCGCATCGCGTCCATCGCGCGCGACGCCGGCGCTCTGTCGTTCGTCGACGCTTACCAGTCGCTTGGCACCGTTCCATTGGATGTGCGCGCACTTGGCGTTGATTTCCTGGCGTCGGGAAACCTGAAGTTCCTCATGGGCATTCCCGGTATCGCATTTCTGTATGTGCGGCCGGAGATCGTCGATACGCTGCAGCCGAGCGTGACGGGATGGTTCGGTCGCGCCAATCCGTTCGCATTCGACGCGAGGTCGCTCGACTGGTCGCCGACTGCGAGCCGGTTCGACACGGGGACGCCGCCGGTTATCAACGCGTACGTCGCGCGCGCCGGCATGGAAATCATCAACGCGCTCGATCCCTCGACCATACGCGCCTGGCTCGTCGAGCTGGGTCAGCGCCTGATCGATGGCGGCCGCGCGCGTGGAATGGTGCTGCATGGTACGGACGATATGCGGCAGAAGACTGCGACGACTGCGTTCGTTGTTGGCGACTCGCACGCTGTGGAACGCGCGATGCGCGAGCGCGGCGTCATCGCTTCGGCGCGCGGCGACGTGATCCGGCTCGCGCCGCACTTCTATTCCACGACCGACGACGTCGATCGCGCGCTGGATGTGCTCGCCCAAGTAGTGCGTACCGCGTGA
- a CDS encoding cyclase family protein: protein MAILADLVAALDSGALRMVDLSQPLGPDTPVIGLPPIFASSPGVSMEVISHYDEKGPAWYWNTIHMGEHTGTHFDAPVHWVTGKDFPDNQCDTIPPRRFVGPACVIDVTADVAKDEDFLLMPEHVEAWEKRHGKIPRRAWVLLRTGWSTRTDPVRFLNVKEDGAHSPGFHKSTSELLAKDRDVLGVGVETVGTDAGQAGTFDPPFPNHTTMHGNGKFGLASLCNLDQLPATGAVVIAAPLKIVNGSGSPLRVLAIVPG from the coding sequence ATGGCCATACTCGCCGATCTCGTCGCCGCGCTCGATTCCGGTGCTCTCAGGATGGTGGACCTCTCGCAGCCGCTTGGCCCTGACACGCCGGTAATCGGGCTGCCACCCATCTTCGCGTCGTCGCCCGGCGTGTCGATGGAAGTGATCTCGCACTACGATGAGAAGGGGCCGGCCTGGTACTGGAACACCATCCACATGGGTGAACACACCGGCACGCACTTCGACGCGCCCGTGCACTGGGTCACTGGCAAGGATTTCCCCGACAACCAGTGCGACACGATTCCACCGCGTCGATTCGTCGGCCCCGCGTGCGTGATAGATGTGACTGCCGACGTCGCGAAGGATGAAGATTTTCTACTGATGCCGGAACACGTGGAAGCGTGGGAGAAACGGCACGGCAAGATTCCGCGCAGGGCGTGGGTTCTACTTCGCACCGGTTGGAGCACACGCACCGATCCGGTCAGGTTCCTCAACGTGAAGGAAGATGGTGCACACAGTCCGGGCTTTCACAAGAGTACGTCCGAGCTGCTGGCGAAAGATCGCGATGTTCTCGGTGTCGGCGTGGAGACAGTCGGCACAGATGCGGGCCAGGCGGGCACGTTCGATCCACCATTCCCGAATCACACGACCATGCACGGGAACGGGAAGTTCGGACTTGCGAGTCTGTGCAACCTCGATCAGCTGCCGGCGACGGGCGCGGTCGTGATTGCGGCCCCGCTCAAGATCGTGAACGGGAGCGGGAGTCCGTTGAGGGTGCTGGCGATCGTGCCGGGGTGA
- a CDS encoding sodium-dependent transporter, translating to MTEARETFSSRFGGLMTIVGVSIGLGHVWRFPYMVGKFGGAAFVLFYTLVSVVIGVPALMAEFALGRHTRRGPVGAFQRGGLPYGRYVGWFLFFVVTAATGYYSAVIGWVLYYTVGQVAALAHISFEAAAILPPDHGFVLKSFLLQMACTGIVLLACALVVLKGVRKGIEVVSIIVLPAMTIVTILVMIRTLTLPGAMIGVRWYLLEFRFADLTANVMAAAIGHAIFALSLGGTFMVVYGSYLHADEPLARPAIWTVIGDTGSSLIAGLAVIPAVFSFSLQPASGPGLIFDTLPRVFAAMPAGWVFGALFFASLFGAGYLSDIGALEVLVAGLTDNTRLTRTRSVWVMSAACFILAIPPSVNNAIFVPWDLTFGSGMQTLGSLLAVVTVAWCLNRAAALKELFGAGEKPVPMWVFYWIRFGIPVIILGVGVYWLLTQVFGTFSGV from the coding sequence GTGACCGAAGCCCGCGAAACTTTCTCGTCCCGCTTCGGCGGGCTCATGACGATCGTCGGGGTATCGATCGGGCTTGGCCACGTCTGGCGCTTTCCATACATGGTTGGAAAGTTCGGCGGCGCGGCGTTCGTGCTCTTCTACACACTCGTATCCGTCGTCATTGGCGTGCCGGCGTTGATGGCCGAGTTCGCGCTCGGCCGCCATACGCGCCGCGGACCGGTCGGCGCATTCCAGCGCGGCGGGCTGCCCTACGGTCGATATGTCGGCTGGTTCCTCTTCTTCGTGGTCACCGCTGCAACCGGCTACTACTCGGCGGTGATCGGCTGGGTGCTCTACTACACAGTGGGCCAGGTCGCCGCGCTTGCGCACATTTCATTCGAGGCCGCCGCGATCCTGCCGCCGGATCACGGTTTCGTGTTGAAGTCCTTTCTGTTGCAGATGGCCTGCACCGGCATCGTGCTCCTCGCCTGCGCGCTCGTCGTGCTCAAGGGCGTACGCAAGGGAATCGAGGTGGTGAGCATCATCGTGTTGCCCGCGATGACGATCGTGACAATTCTCGTGATGATCCGCACGCTGACACTGCCCGGAGCGATGATCGGCGTGCGCTGGTATCTGCTCGAATTTCGCTTTGCCGATCTCACTGCGAACGTCATGGCAGCTGCGATCGGTCATGCCATTTTCGCGCTTTCACTCGGCGGCACCTTCATGGTGGTCTACGGCTCGTATCTGCACGCCGACGAACCGCTCGCGCGTCCCGCGATCTGGACGGTGATTGGAGATACGGGCTCGTCGCTCATCGCAGGACTCGCCGTGATTCCGGCGGTGTTCTCGTTCAGTCTGCAGCCTGCATCGGGGCCGGGGCTCATCTTCGATACGTTGCCGCGCGTGTTCGCGGCGATGCCGGCGGGTTGGGTGTTCGGCGCGCTCTTTTTCGCCAGCCTGTTCGGCGCCGGCTATCTGTCGGACATCGGTGCACTGGAAGTGCTCGTCGCGGGACTGACCGACAACACTCGACTCACGCGCACGCGGTCGGTGTGGGTGATGTCGGCTGCCTGTTTCATTCTGGCAATTCCGCCGAGCGTAAACAACGCGATCTTCGTTCCGTGGGATCTCACGTTTGGCTCGGGGATGCAGACGCTCGGTTCGCTGCTCGCGGTCGTTACCGTGGCGTGGTGCCTCAACCGCGCAGCGGCTCTGAAGGAGCTGTTCGGTGCCGGCGAGAAACCCGTGCCGATGTGGGTCTTTTATTGGATTCGATTCGGAATCCCCGTGATCATACTGGGCGTCGGCGTGTACTGGCTGCTGACGCAGGTGTTCGGCACATTTAGCGGTGTCTAA
- a CDS encoding thiamine pyrophosphate-binding protein, whose translation MTEAVSVFLRAAMTVSYDNSKIIFDGIKAAGIKSVSALPETWLGLLLQRAESDPDMQLVQVAKEEEAIGIAAGAYFAGTPHALLMQNHGFLGAINGIVSLAQLYHVPLCMLIALRGHWGEPYPWHTRGGIVTEAVLRALGIPFEYAREPAQVAKQIREAWTFSQSSLSPVALLLTRDLMED comes from the coding sequence GTGACCGAAGCTGTTTCCGTCTTCCTCCGCGCAGCCATGACCGTTTCGTACGACAACAGCAAGATCATCTTCGACGGCATCAAGGCCGCCGGTATCAAATCCGTATCGGCGCTCCCCGAAACGTGGCTCGGGCTGCTCCTCCAGCGCGCGGAGAGCGATCCCGATATGCAGCTGGTTCAGGTCGCGAAAGAGGAAGAGGCGATCGGCATCGCGGCAGGCGCGTACTTCGCCGGCACGCCGCACGCGCTTCTCATGCAGAACCACGGCTTCCTGGGCGCGATCAACGGGATCGTCTCGCTCGCTCAACTCTATCACGTTCCGCTCTGCATGCTCATCGCGCTGCGCGGACACTGGGGCGAGCCATATCCATGGCACACACGCGGCGGCATCGTCACAGAAGCCGTTCTGCGCGCGCTCGGCATTCCCTTCGAGTACGCGCGCGAGCCAGCGCAGGTGGCGAAACAGATTCGCGAGGCGTGGACGTTCTCGCAGAGCTCCCTCTCTCCGGTCGCGTTGTTGCTCACGCGCGATCTCATGGAGGATTGA
- a CDS encoding efflux RND transporter periplasmic adaptor subunit — translation MSDRTPVPDPGLQPASDDPVPVVARTPQAETSPQTVPATGPTTVPATVPATIPATIPPAQPPTTTTARRTSERPRRILTRGRIIAAVVLLAIIAITVRLLRGTPLPVEVAQVTRGPLQVTVDADAVTRVRSRFTITAPVAGLVSRITYSEGDSVNARDVVAVIAPPPTDPTARGVAQAGLRAAEAARSNASANLARATTSLAQAERDAARTRTLAAAGALANRDVELAQLQVDGRRSDVAAARAQVNSADAEFAQARASLLSTTGSSQATTTVRTPAAGRILLIPERSERVVTPGTPLVEVGDPSSLEIAADVLSSDAASIRPGQSVTLRGWGGAPLYGSVRRVEPSARKRISALGVEEQRLSVIIDLATHPAALGDGYRLESSIVVWQAPRALTVPASALFRNDERWQLYALRDGRAQLRDVNIGHTGSGSAEVLSGVGEGDTVIVFPSEALRDGTRVRAKSR, via the coding sequence ATGTCCGACCGTACTCCTGTCCCCGATCCGGGTCTTCAACCGGCGTCAGACGATCCAGTGCCAGTCGTCGCTCGAACGCCGCAAGCAGAAACGTCACCTCAAACGGTACCCGCAACGGGGCCAACGACGGTTCCGGCAACAGTACCAGCGACGATACCGGCAACGATTCCACCGGCGCAGCCGCCAACGACTACCACGGCTCGGCGAACGAGTGAGCGTCCACGCCGCATACTTACACGCGGCCGCATCATAGCCGCTGTTGTCCTGCTTGCCATCATCGCGATCACTGTACGGCTGCTGCGCGGCACGCCCCTGCCGGTGGAAGTTGCGCAGGTAACACGCGGCCCGTTGCAGGTCACCGTGGATGCGGATGCGGTAACGCGTGTCCGTTCGCGTTTCACAATTACCGCACCCGTTGCCGGTCTCGTGAGCCGTATCACGTACTCCGAGGGTGATTCTGTCAACGCGAGAGATGTCGTCGCGGTGATTGCACCGCCGCCGACGGATCCCACTGCACGCGGTGTCGCACAGGCCGGCTTGCGTGCCGCCGAGGCTGCGCGCTCGAACGCCAGTGCAAATCTTGCGCGCGCAACGACGAGCCTTGCACAAGCAGAGCGCGATGCAGCCCGGACGCGCACTCTCGCCGCCGCCGGCGCGCTGGCCAACCGGGATGTCGAGCTGGCGCAATTGCAGGTTGACGGCCGTCGCAGCGATGTCGCGGCCGCACGCGCGCAGGTGAACAGTGCCGATGCCGAATTTGCGCAGGCACGCGCCTCGCTACTGTCGACGACCGGCTCGTCGCAAGCGACGACGACGGTGCGTACGCCGGCGGCTGGACGCATTCTGCTCATCCCCGAGCGAAGCGAGCGAGTCGTGACGCCCGGCACCCCACTCGTGGAGGTCGGTGATCCCTCTTCGCTGGAGATCGCCGCCGATGTGCTGTCGAGCGACGCCGCGTCCATTCGCCCTGGCCAATCCGTCACTCTACGAGGCTGGGGTGGCGCACCGCTCTATGGGTCTGTTCGTCGCGTCGAGCCTTCAGCGAGAAAACGCATCTCGGCGCTCGGCGTGGAGGAGCAACGTCTCTCGGTGATCATCGATCTCGCAACACACCCTGCCGCACTCGGCGACGGCTACCGTCTCGAGAGCAGTATCGTGGTCTGGCAGGCACCACGAGCGCTCACCGTACCCGCGAGCGCTCTATTCAGGAACGATGAGCGGTGGCAGTTATATGCGTTGCGAGACGGCCGTGCTCAGCTGCGCGATGTGAACATTGGACACACCGGCAGTGGATCCGCGGAAGTGCTATCGGGTGTGGGTGAAGGAGATACCGTCATCGTGTTTCCATCCGAAGCGCTGCGCGATGGTACGCGCGTTCGCGCCAAGAGTCGCTGA